The following DNA comes from Quercus robur chromosome 1, dhQueRobu3.1, whole genome shotgun sequence.
atCTTGTTGTTGACAAGTCATAGATTCaagccttttcttttattctccaAGCTGTAAGTCAGGAAGCCCAAGTGTTGGTCCACATACTCATCTCTATAAACAAATTATATTGGGCCTAAATCTAAGCCTAAACGAGCATAACAGGCCTCTCAACTTTTAGCCCCTACACCAATAATGCATTTGTATAAATTAATCTCATGTCTAGGTAGGGGGTGTGATAACTACCTACCGTAAATGCTTGACTAGTTaagattatttataaaattcttaTAGTATATAAACAATCAAATCAAGTGCCTTGCATAGTTGCACCTGTCTTAAATAAGTTTTGTGAGTTTGTGGGTCTGGCACTCCTATCCTATTTTGAGAGTTGGATAATACTAAACACTAGGTTGCAAGACAAGTTACCAATACAACCACCAACACGCGGTGTGGCATGATATTATGAGTCCTCGTATCGATTTACATGATACCTGACAAGAATTGGACGGTACAAGTATTGGCATTTTAATGAATAATTGTGTCCATGATAATAGCCCCCATCAAGGCCCAATGGTACACGAGAAaccttttttattcaataataacaataataatgaaaaagaaaagaaaaaaaaaaaaatcccagtaCAACCAAAACGAGAATATTTTGTCATCAGGAAAGGCATGCTAATCTACATAGACCTGCCCCGGAAATAATTTCCACGTATGCATGCATATAATACCACGCATTACAAATGAATTCTCACATTTCATGGTAAGCATAATAGCTCAACCAATACCATataaaagtgagaaaaaaaataatgggagGAAAACAGTGTGTGTAGCAAGTCTAGCCTTTCATGAGTCATGACACTATCAGTGACTCAAGTCTAAACAGAACTTTAATAAAACAAATCTAGTGCATCAGTTGCTGTGACGCAATAAATATCCTTCACGGCTAATTTTGTATTTGGGTCAATCATGATTAATGGCATCATAACAAGGTCAAACAAAGCAACCTAATGATTTCTCTCCTATATGCAAGTCAAGCACTTGTACTTCCCCTTCTATGAACTGGTTTGTAAAGCACAACTGTAACAAATTTTTGACGGAAACGGTGAGTGAAACCGAGAGCCACTACCGATCGTGGGGCTTCCCTGTTCTCAATGTAAAGATGGTTGAGAATCACATTCTGTGGTAATGGAATAGTTCCAGCAGCATCTCTGCTTGCTGGGTAGCTAAGCAAGGTGTTTTGCAGATGTGTAGGGACAACAGGTGGGTCCCGTGCCTCATCTTCATTACCAGGGTACGCGTTGTTGTAACTTGAATCTGGTGAGTCTGGAACTTCGAATCCCGCAACAGTTGCTTCATCCTGCACAAaggatttaatttgtttaagAGTCTTTTGATATTAGTAATCAAACACCCAGGTTCCATGGCTTACATGCTCTTCACCGTACTGGTTGTTCATCTTGAAACAAGAACCCAACTAACAGCAGAAAATCATCAACTGAGGAAGATTATGGTGACTGTTGTACTGATGAGCCTGGAAAGAGGGCAATTTATCCTGTAAGCATATCAAGATATACTGGTAGTGAATTGAATAATATTTACATAAACTATTTTCTACAACTAGCATATCCATTCCATTCAGCAAAACTTTCTATCAACTATTCAAAATCAGCCAGACAGAGATATTTGTGTTCTTATTAGAATTCTTTCTCATAAAGATCAACAGAAGGTTATATGCTAGTGCTTTGCATAAAataactttctttctttgtgttaaaaactttgttacaaaaatatatataaaaattttcacaCAACAAAGGTGGAGTTCAATTTGCATCCTATTATATAAAGGACATGCTATTTCTGCACTTATAATGTCTATTTCCATACCCACCTCTCACATGGAGGGTCCCAGCCATTATGGTTCTGGAAATTGTAGTTCCCTAATATAGTTTACAATAAATTTGGTCAAAaagcaattaaatttttttattttttttaataattcaatagttacaatggggGACGGGAGATTTAAACTCTGAACATATCCGTTGGAAACACTAGGAGGCCCCAGTTGAGCTACAACCTACAAGGCACTTGGCTAAAAAGCAACTAAACAATTTTACATCATGGGATCAACAGCATTAAATCCCAAgcccacataaaaaataatatgtttCTTCCCCTAGTTTGGTGATTATCAGAAACAAATCAATATTACAATTTTCAAAGCCTGTTTAGTTCTGTAACTATATTGCTGATTATTATAAACAATATCAGCTTAATTCtgaaaaattctatataaaaaaaaaatgattagaaaatcactatattttccatgataattGGGTTCATTTAAATGATTTATTCACATCCTTTTCTTGAGATATATGACATTGATTGGCTCTATTCCCTTctgataatttttaatttctgtgGTACTGATCAGGATGATTTAATCTCAGATAACGACATTGATACTGAATAGTACCCACTACCCATGACATTCTTTCTATAAATTCCAAAATTATGCTGTCATAATCTTCAATTGAAAATGATATATTCCTTGAgtttcaatatgatttttctttagtGCTGAGAGATAAAATTGCGGAGCTCACTTAAAAACCCAGCTTATGTACTGCAGTTCTCATGGCATGCAGACACTCtctttggttggtggaattggcctAGAACGCATTtgtctagcatttggaatttagctccgTTGTGCCTAATGTGATGTCTTTGGAGGGAACGTAATTGGAGGACATTTGAGGACATGGAAAGTTTTGATGACCAGCTATTGGCTTCTTTCAGTGGCTCCCTTTATGACTGGTCGAGGGCTTTGGGACTCGCcactagtgattctctccctatGTTTCTTAGCTCTCTCCTTTGTAATtagtatcttttctttctttttgtcttttttttcttttttctttttttttttcttttttttttctcttctctttatgtaatttttctctgccttatgtttttctgcataagGCAGTTTTCTTGAATATACATctttattactaataaaaaaaaacagagcagCGTTTAACAAACAGGAGCAAGACAATCTAGAGGCCCTACATCACTCATGTAtattaggctgtgtttgttttgagtGAAAATCATTTCCGAAAATGCTTTTCCGTAAATGtgggtgtttggttgcgcatggaaaatagcatttccggaaatgcttttcaaTTGACCGGGTGTTGgggtgtaaaatgatttccgtttttattttaccttcaaatacCATTTTTcggaaaacagagagagagctgagtgagagtgagatagaggaagaagagagagggagagagcacACCCTCCGGCCAGCCAAGCTCCAGCCAGAGAGATCGCACCCAGAGAGAGATCGAACCCAAAGCCCAGAGCCCTTCGACTTCGACTTCAAATCGCACCCTTCGACTTCGCCGTTCGACTTCGACTTTGAATCGTTCTCATCGCACCCCAAAACCGATCGTCCTCAACCCAGATTTGTTGTcctcgatcgcgatctcgccttcgagCCGATCGCAATCGCAGCACCATGCCGATCGCGATTGCAGCACCACGCcgcgcgatctcgccttcgcctCCGCCGCACGATCTCGCCTTCGCCTCCGCCGCGCGATCTCGCCTCTCGTCGAACCCAATCgcctctttctcttccttcttctctcaatttgaccggattatgaattttttttttctgggttttatttgtgtttctgGATTGAGGGATgaaattatgtatttgtttggcagataagaaaatgtgagaaaatgtgagcaacaagtagaaaatgtgttttcaatgGTATTTTCgacaacacaaccaaacaccagaaaatatttttcacaacattttctgaaatgcaaccaaacacttaaaaatattttcctttcctgaaaatagcatttccggaaaataagtattttccggaaaatattttacatgaaacaaacacagccttaacTTCAAATATTTGGGATTCCAATCCAAACAagagaacacacacacacacacacaaaaggaatAGTCTTGACCTGCACGCTAGTATTATAACTTATAAGACAAGAATTAACCTAGTGAAATGCAATTAATCCAGGAAGAGATGGCCAACTCTTCTGTTGATAATTTGCTCCAGCTCTTATCACTATCTATCAATGTAATTTATTGAATGAATAACTAATGTATTACATGACCTTGAAGCAACCATTTAAAGTTATAAGGGACTATATGGATGGAGCGTAATCGTCGGTCCTTTGAAGATTCTGAGGAGTCTTTGGTTGAGTTAATAGGCTTGTGCCAGAGAagtctttttgattggtctcggtgCTGAGGTTTTATAGAATGTTCTTCTATTGCTcagttattttcttctcttagaGTGCGTTTGGGAATCGCGTTTTGCGCTTCGCTTCCCAGATGCACGTTTGcgtttcagattttttttttttttttttttttccagccgtaactttttgacttttcttctgtgaacagtgctctcgtgcactgttcatggatcCCACAAActacacttttcagcaactttttcattaaaaatgggtctcacggtactattcacacatttaaaaattattttgctacagtgtttttcaattttcagtttcagtttttagttttcagctgtatctaAACGGATACTTAGTTTAGTCTCctgattgttttcttttgtgttcTGTTTTGTGCTTTGCTGTGTTCATTCTCATGAACACAttgtatgtttctttttcattttttcatcaataatattcttatattacctatcaaaaaaaaaaaaaaagttataagggATCCCAATTCTCCTTTCTAGTGTATTGTTTAAAAAGAACTCCGTAATCTAACCTAGCTCCAAATTTACTTTGTAACTCTATGCTACATTTGGTTTATTCCAGCCCAACACATCATGGTGCAGACACCAATTGCTAGAATTTAATTTCCAATTCCATTGATGTAATTTTATTACGATTGAGGATCATGCGGGATTATGTTTAtggtttaattattttccataCGGAGGATTCCTAGAAAACTATTCTAAAAGGTCCCCAATAAACAAAAGGGACACAAATGATTGatgaataaatttttatgtttgaattttccaaTGACTAGGTGCGGATTCTTGGCAATGATGATTCCTAGGATTGCCTGATTGGTGCTGATTCCAGGCAACTTAGATGTTGATTCCTAAGCCTACCTTCTCTTCTCTATTCTTCTTGTCTCTCCCAATTTCCTCTTGAACTTATAAATGCATCAATTTGGAATCAGAGCATACCCTCAATCCAGTTCTCCAACAAAACCCCAAAGCAACAACCCATAGCCTGCTCACAATCTATCAAACCCCTTACCTCCTCTCATCACCTCTAAAATTGTGACACCTCAATCGCTTCTATGAATCAACTTCAACCTTTGGGCTCTGAGTGACCATTTTGGATTAAACTGGGAAATCCTCATAGTAATTGTGCTAAAGAAGAATTCATTAGGCCCCTCAGTAGTATTACACATTAATGTTGTCCATAAACATTAACATTGTTGGGGCCCATTAGCCTTAGTCTGTGACACAACAACCACAATAGCATGGCCAAGCTTGTTCCCAGAACAACACAAGCCCACACACTGAGCCATCTCCAATTGTGATCTAGGTAAAAAATATCCCAACCAAGGTTTGATTTcttccctcccccccccccccccctttgtGGACACAATTGTCATTATAAAAtggttttaatatttttgtagTGCTTAGTGAATTTGATCTAGAAAATCCATTACTATAATCACTATTGGTTTGTACACTTATTAGTTGTTAATGTTGATTAGTTTATCGTGGAACAAGCCCTACAAACCATATTAAAAGCTACCTAAGACATCCAAGACCTGACCCAAGACACTGTTAGGAATAACACTTGATTAGATAAAGTAGCAGCTTCCCTCAACATGATGATTTGTGACAAACCAAACCAAGCTTCCCATATGAGAAGTTATAATGTTGATATCGAGGGCATGTTACCTCCTAAGAAATACTATTAGACCCCTTTCAATAGGAATCTGGGTTAGGACTCAATTTAAACTATTCAAATCATGTTAACCCTAGGGAACCTAGAAACACCAATGAACGGGTAATAGTGAACAGTTGAGACACCTAAAGAAGTTGAGGCATCTAAGATGAATGAAGTTAAGTGAGCATTATCACAACCTAAAGAAGTGACAAAAGAAGAGTATTTGTACACCATAAGCCCAAAAAATTCTGAAAAGCATCCAATAAGGAGTCCATAGAGCCATAGGCATGTGACTCTTTGAAGTGCTTGGTTACAAACCTATAAAGCCTGTATAGATCTTATTTCAAAGTCAACATAGGTTAGGCACAAGCAGGTTTCTCTTAGACCATTCAGAGTTTTAAATCATGTTAAAgtgatttaaaacttatttcatTGATATTGCATTTTATAAAGGTCCAATTGTCATTCTAGACACTCCTTTCAATGAGCCTTCCCCTCATGATCCAATTGAAAACTCTATAATCCAATAGCACTAAACCCTCCACCAGCACATAAAGAACATATCAATGCTATTTTGTATTAACAAATTGTTTTCACTAAGAACAGAAGAGTTCAGCACTACCTAGCTCATTGGAAGGGACAACCAAGTTCCAACTGCAGCAGCTAGCCCTAACATGCTAGAGTACTACTCAGAGCTATACTCAATAGAGTCAAGTCTCTCTCAAACCATGAGTTTTGGTGTGAACACCAAAATTGTTGCtcatttgaatttgatttcCACCGATGTCA
Coding sequences within:
- the LOC126725453 gene encoding SNF1-related protein kinase regulatory subunit beta-3, producing the protein MNNQYGEEHDEATVAGFEVPDSPDSSYNNAYPGNEDEARDPPVVPTHLQNTLLSYPASRDAAGTIPLPQNVILNHLYIENREAPRSVVALGFTHRFRQKFVTVVLYKPVHRRGSTSA